In a genomic window of Scomber japonicus isolate fScoJap1 chromosome 17, fScoJap1.pri, whole genome shotgun sequence:
- the serinc1 gene encoding serine incorporator 1, with amino-acid sequence MGAVLGLCSMASWVPCLCGSAPCLLCRCCPSGNNSTVTRLIYAFFLLLGVGVACIMLMPGMEEQLKKIPGFCEGGMGTTIPGVEGHINCDVLVGYKAVYRVCFGMAMFFLLFSLLMIKVKSSQDPRAALHNGFWFFKFAAAVAITIGSFFISEGPFTTVWFYIGMAGAFCFILIQLVLLIDFAHSWNESWVEKMEEGNSRCWYAALLSVTAINYLLSLVSLVLFYVYYTHSDGCTENKVFISINMLLCVGASIMSILPQIQESQPRSGLLQSSLVTLYTMYLTWSAMTNEPDRKCNPSLLGIIGLNSTSPAGQVHVVQWWDAQGIVGLILFLMCVLYSSIRNSSNAQVNKLTLTSDESALIEDGPQSDNFEEEGRMNRAVDNEKDGVTYSYSFFHFMLFLASLYIMMTLTNWYSPDSNYEAMTSKWPSVWVKISSSWICIALYVWTLAAPLVLVNRDFD; translated from the exons ATGGGAGCCGTTCTGGGGTTGTGCTCCATGGCAAGCTGG gtcCCATGCCTGTGTGGCAGCGCCCCCTGCCTGCTGTGTCGCTGCTGTCCCAGTGGAAATAACTCCACCGTGACTCGTCTCATCTATGCTTTCTTCTTGTTGCTCGGAGTGGGCGTTGCCTGTATTATGTTGATGCCTGGCAtggaggagcagctgaagaag ATTCCAGGTTTCTGTGAAGGAGGGATGGGTACAACCATTCCTGGCGTGGAGGGTCATATTAACTGCGACGTGCTGGTCGGCTACAAGGCTGTGTACCGTGTTTGCTTTGGCATGGCCATGTTCTTCctgctcttctctctgctcatGATCAAAGTCAAGAGCAGCCAGGACCCTCGTGCTGCACTGCACAATGG GTTTTGGTTCTTCAAATTTGCTGCAGCTGTTGCCATCACTATTGGATCATTTTTCATCTCAGAGGGTCCCTTCACTACTG TGTGGTTCTACATCGGCATGGCTGGTGCCTTCTGCTTCATTCTCATCCAGCTGGTTTTACTGATTGACTTTGCCCATTCCTGGAACGAGTCCTGGgtggagaagatggaggagggcAACTCTCGCTGTTGGTATGCAG CTCTGCTCTCCGTCACCGCAATCAACTACCTTCTGTCACTGGTGTCACTGGTTCTGTTCTACGTTTACTACACCCACTCTGATGGTTGCACTGAGAACAaggtcttcatcagcatcaacaTGCTGCTCTGTGTCGGTGCCTCCATCATGTCCATCCTGCCTCAGATCCAG GAGTCTCAGCCCAGGTCTGGTCTGCTGCAGTCCTCCCTGGTCACTTTGTACACCATGTACCTGACCTGGTCTGCCATGACCAACGAGCCTG ACAGGAAATGCAACCCAAGCCTTCTGGGTATTATCGGGCTGAACAGCACCAGCCCTGCAGGTCAGGTCCATGTGGTTCAGTGGTGGGATGCCCAGGGCATTGTGGGGTTGATCCTGTTCCTCATGTGTGTCCTTTACTCCAG TATTCGTAACTCATCCAACGCCCAGGTGAACAAGCTGACTCTGACCAGTGACGAGTCGGCTCTGATCGAGGACGGGCCACAGAGCGATAACTTTGAGGAGGAAGGCCGTATGAACAGAGCTGTAGACAATGAGAAGGATGGCGTCACCTACTCATactctttctttcacttcatGCTGTTCCTGGCTTCACTTTACATCATGATGACACTCACCAACTGGTACAG ccctGACTCAAACTATGAGGCCATGACCAGCAAGTGGCCGTCCGTGTGGGTGAAGATCTCCTCCAGCTGGATCTGCATCGCCCTCTATGTGTGGACGCTGGCAGCTCCGCTGGTGCTGGTCAACAGAGACtttgactga